In Alphaproteobacteria bacterium, one DNA window encodes the following:
- a CDS encoding NADH-quinone oxidoreductase subunit C: MDTSDAAKPAASAVRTAIEQDADLLHVVLGENLLDLHENRGGLTACVRRETIADCLQRLRTDRTCAFDELMDVCGVDYPARTPRFEVVYQLLSLTRNRRLTIKVAVAEDESVPSSAGVFPAAGWFEREVLDLFGITFSDHPDPRRILTDYGFEGHPLRKDFPLTGYVEVRYDPDQRRVVHEPVHLTQDYRNFDFLSPWQGDVPLTLPGDEKASK; this comes from the coding sequence ATGGATACATCGGACGCGGCCAAGCCTGCCGCATCGGCTGTTCGCACAGCCATAGAGCAGGACGCCGATCTGCTGCATGTTGTATTGGGCGAAAATCTGCTGGACCTGCATGAAAATCGAGGTGGCCTAACGGCCTGTGTGCGGCGTGAAACGATTGCTGATTGCCTGCAACGCCTACGCACGGATCGCACATGCGCATTCGATGAACTGATGGATGTATGCGGGGTCGATTATCCCGCCCGCACGCCACGTTTTGAGGTGGTGTATCAACTCCTTAGCCTGACGCGCAATCGCCGCCTGACGATTAAGGTTGCCGTGGCCGAGGATGAATCCGTTCCCAGTTCTGCCGGTGTCTTCCCTGCCGCCGGATGGTTTGAACGTGAAGTGCTGGATCTTTTTGGCATCACGTTTTCGGACCATCCCGATCCGCGCCGTATCCTGACGGATTATGGCTTTGAAGGCCATCCTTTGCGTAAGGATTTTCCCCTGACCGGCTATGTGGAAGTCCGCTACGATCCCGATCAGCGCCGCGTGGTGCACGAACCCGTGCATCTAACCCAAGATTACCGCAACTTCGATTTTCTTAGCCCTTGGCAAGGCGATGTTCCCCTTACTTTGCCCGGCGACGAAAAAGCTTCAAAATAA
- a CDS encoding magnesium transporter CorA family protein produces the protein MITAYALRDGRVHDVRLEPGQDVPESTVWIDLLQPEEEERNYISKALSLDLPTLSEMEEIEASSRLYLEGDALFMTTSILSAAESIHPTVDDLTIVITPTHMLTVRFCKPRALDTFAFRIRRQPDMLATSVDAALCMLDAVADRTADILEYVAHQIDDLSTEIFQQNADHALEQKKKHQLTPRYHGKWLDTAMRGLSQSGDMIHKIRECLNGMLRLQVFMDTNFLGRLTKEQSSRIRTLDTDLRSLSDHAQFLAHETTFLLDAVLGLISIEQNNIIKIFSVAAAAFLPPTLIASIYGMNFRHMPELEQPWAYPLALVVIALSAVVPVWLFKRKGWL, from the coding sequence ATGATTACCGCCTATGCCTTGCGTGATGGCCGCGTGCATGACGTGCGTTTGGAACCGGGGCAGGACGTTCCCGAGAGCACTGTGTGGATCGATCTGTTGCAGCCCGAGGAGGAAGAACGGAATTATATCTCGAAGGCATTATCCTTGGACCTGCCGACTCTGTCTGAAATGGAGGAGATCGAGGCATCCAGTCGTTTATATCTGGAAGGCGATGCTTTGTTCATGACCACCTCGATCCTCTCGGCGGCCGAGAGCATTCATCCGACTGTCGACGATTTGACCATCGTGATCACGCCCACCCATATGTTGACGGTGCGGTTTTGCAAACCGCGCGCCCTGGATACCTTCGCGTTCCGCATCCGCCGTCAGCCGGACATGTTGGCGACTTCTGTTGACGCGGCTTTGTGCATGTTGGATGCGGTGGCTGATCGCACGGCGGATATTCTGGAATATGTCGCCCATCAGATCGACGATCTTTCAACCGAGATATTCCAGCAGAACGCCGATCACGCGCTGGAACAAAAGAAAAAGCATCAACTGACCCCCCGCTATCACGGCAAATGGCTGGATACGGCCATGCGCGGCCTTAGCCAGTCGGGCGACATGATCCACAAAATCCGCGAATGCCTGAACGGCATGTTGCGGCTTCAGGTCTTTATGGACACGAACTTCTTGGGCCGTTTGACCAAGGAGCAAAGCTCGCGCATCCGCACCCTGGACACGGATTTGCGCTCGCTGAGCGACCATGCGCAATTCCTGGCGCATGAGACCACGTTTCTACTGGATGCCGTGTTGGGACTGATTTCCATCGAGCAAAACAACATCATCAAGATATTTTCGGTTGCCGCTGCGGCATTTCTTCCGCCGACTTTGATCGCCAGCATTTACGGAATGAATTTCCGCCATATGCCCGAATTGGAGCAGCCTTGGGCCTATCCTTTGGCATTGGTAGTGATTGCGCTATCCGCCGTGGTTCCCGTGTGGTTGTTCAAACGTAAGGGCTGGCTGTGA
- a CDS encoding YggT family protein: MTSLFIVLDLALDMYLWVIIISAIVSWLVAFNVINVYNPAVRAILGFMHQITEPVLARIRRFLPSIGGVDLSPIVVILVIVFLRNLMREYGPL, encoded by the coding sequence ATGACATCGTTGTTCATCGTGCTGGATTTGGCGCTGGATATGTATTTGTGGGTCATCATCATTTCGGCCATCGTCAGTTGGTTGGTGGCGTTCAACGTCATCAATGTCTATAACCCGGCGGTTCGGGCAATTCTGGGCTTTATGCACCAGATCACCGAGCCGGTCTTGGCCCGCATTCGTCGCTTCCTTCCCAGCATCGGTGGCGTGGACCTATCGCCGATCGTGGTGATCCTTGTGATCGTATTTTTGCGCAATTTGATGCGTGAATACGGCCCATTGTGA
- a CDS encoding thioredoxin family protein — MGDLSAVPMGVGLRLDPGWKTYGPNPGPAGLPARLDWGLSDNVSSSHIAWPPTMDFEFQGIHARGYQGDVLWPMTVRPKAVGQPINMYLRLEMLVCKDVCIPQSLTLPMFLTSGQAFPSSYAETLDAAHNRQTEPASVHNENGEGNSGISWILAFGLALLGGLILNLMPCVLPVLSLKLLAVLGHGGGNRRDVRWSFLATAAGIVFSFWLLAGFTVIFKWAGGNVGWGLHFQNPIFLIGMILVLMLFAANLWGLFEFRLPQFLARSLSARHNGMLGAFLTGCFATLLATPCSAPFLGTAVGFALASGAWDIITIFTALGLGLAAPWLIVAAWPRLATALPRPGAWMIPLRRVMGVGLAVTALWLGAAALPDSLRTSDDPRWRHFDERAISELTSRGAVVFVNITADWCLTCLANKKLVLERPTIRAQLFDQPRRLVAMQGDWTHRDEGITAYLLRHKRYGIPFSIVYGPGAPEGIILPEFLHEDDILKALNQAKG, encoded by the coding sequence GTGGGAGATTTGTCTGCCGTCCCCATGGGAGTGGGATTACGGCTGGATCCAGGCTGGAAAACCTATGGGCCGAATCCAGGACCCGCCGGATTACCTGCGCGATTGGATTGGGGGTTGTCGGACAACGTATCAAGCAGTCACATCGCATGGCCGCCGACCATGGATTTTGAGTTCCAAGGCATCCATGCGCGCGGCTATCAAGGTGATGTGCTGTGGCCCATGACAGTACGGCCCAAGGCGGTAGGTCAGCCGATAAATATGTATTTACGGCTGGAGATGCTGGTCTGCAAAGACGTGTGCATCCCGCAAAGCCTGACCTTGCCCATGTTCCTGACTTCCGGTCAGGCATTTCCCAGTTCCTATGCCGAGACTTTGGACGCAGCGCATAATCGCCAGACCGAACCTGCATCCGTACATAACGAGAATGGAGAAGGAAATTCTGGCATCTCATGGATTTTGGCTTTTGGACTGGCATTACTGGGCGGGTTAATCCTGAACCTGATGCCTTGCGTACTGCCGGTCTTATCGTTGAAGCTGCTGGCGGTATTGGGGCATGGCGGCGGCAATCGGCGTGACGTGCGATGGTCGTTTCTGGCCACGGCGGCAGGGATTGTCTTTTCCTTTTGGCTGCTGGCGGGATTCACGGTGATCTTCAAATGGGCCGGTGGAAATGTGGGATGGGGACTGCATTTCCAGAACCCCATCTTTCTGATCGGCATGATCCTGGTACTGATGCTATTCGCCGCGAATTTATGGGGCCTGTTTGAATTCCGTTTGCCGCAGTTTCTGGCTCGAAGCCTCTCCGCGCGGCACAACGGGATGCTCGGCGCGTTTCTAACAGGATGCTTCGCCACCCTATTGGCCACGCCCTGCTCGGCACCCTTTCTAGGAACGGCGGTGGGTTTTGCCTTGGCCAGCGGCGCTTGGGACATTATTACCATCTTCACGGCCCTTGGTCTGGGGCTGGCCGCGCCTTGGTTGATCGTGGCCGCATGGCCGCGACTGGCCACCGCCCTGCCGCGTCCGGGGGCCTGGATGATCCCGCTGCGACGCGTCATGGGCGTGGGGCTGGCCGTGACGGCGCTGTGGCTTGGCGCGGCGGCACTGCCCGATTCCTTGCGCACCTCCGATGATCCGCGTTGGCGACATTTTGACGAACGCGCAATCTCTGAGCTGACATCTCGCGGGGCCGTGGTTTTTGTGAACATCACCGCCGATTGGTGCCTGACCTGTCTGGCCAATAAGAAACTGGTCTTGGAACGGCCAACCATCCGCGCCCAATTATTCGATCAGCCGCGCCGATTGGTGGCCATGCAAGGCGACTGGACTCATCGTGACGAGGGAATCACCGCCTATCTGCTGCGCCACAAGCGTTACGGCATTCCCTTTAGCATCGTCTATGGCCCCGGCGCGCCCGAAGGGATTATTTTGCCTGAATTCCTTCATGAGGATGATATTTTGAAAGCTTTGAACCAAGCCAAAGGCTGA
- the atpG gene encoding ATP synthase F1 subunit gamma: MANLKDLRNRIASVRATCKITSAMKMVAASKLRRAQTQAENARPYAESLQDMLASVSQGIPAHDDSLPAWARASGNKSPALVVLTSDRGLCGGFNASVVRDVRHRVDELEKQGTPPILICIGRRGRDMLKRTHSKYIVHSMDFGRTPSYAVAQDLAETLVKLFTQSKLDSCDLMFNAFKNALQQELRMRRIMPAPMDPPEEAAAKPTVWRIYEPGRNEILAGLLPLNMKTQIYLAMVESMAGEHAARMTAMDSATRNASEMIDRLNLRYNRLRQAAITTEMIEIVSGSEAM, translated from the coding sequence ATGGCTAATCTCAAGGACTTACGCAATCGCATCGCCAGCGTGCGCGCGACGTGCAAGATCACCTCGGCCATGAAAATGGTCGCGGCCAGCAAATTGCGACGCGCTCAAACGCAGGCCGAGAACGCGCGGCCTTATGCCGAGTCCTTGCAGGATATGCTGGCCTCGGTCTCTCAAGGCATCCCGGCGCATGACGATTCTTTGCCGGCCTGGGCGCGTGCCAGCGGCAATAAAAGTCCGGCACTGGTGGTTCTGACGTCGGATCGCGGCCTGTGCGGCGGCTTCAACGCCTCGGTCGTGCGCGATGTGCGGCACAGGGTTGATGAGTTGGAGAAACAGGGAACGCCGCCCATCCTGATCTGCATCGGGCGGCGTGGGCGCGACATGCTCAAACGGACCCACAGCAAATATATCGTCCACAGCATGGATTTTGGCCGCACGCCCTCTTATGCCGTGGCGCAGGATTTGGCGGAAACCCTGGTTAAGCTGTTCACCCAAAGCAAACTGGACAGCTGCGATCTGATGTTCAACGCCTTCAAAAACGCCTTGCAGCAGGAGCTGCGCATGCGACGTATCATGCCCGCGCCCATGGACCCGCCCGAAGAGGCCGCCGCCAAGCCGACGGTCTGGCGTATCTATGAGCCGGGGCGAAACGAGATATTGGCCGGCCTGTTGCCCTTGAACATGAAGACGCAAATTTATCTGGCGATGGTCGAAAGCATGGCAGGCGAACATGCCGCGCGCATGACCGCTATGGACAGCGCCACACGCAATGCCAGCGAGATGATTGATCGCTTAAACCTGCGTTACAACCGGCTGCGCCAGGCGGCCATCACCACGGAGATGATCGAGATCGTCTCCGGCTCTGAGGCGATGTAG
- a CDS encoding adenosylhomocysteinase: MSAKAASPKNDHAAPPASGDFKVQDMSLADWGRREIRIAEGEMPGLMALRAEYGKTKPLKGARIAGCLHMTTETAVLIETLRELGAEIRWSSCNIYSTQDQAAAAIAAAGIPVFAWKGQTEDESLWCIEQTITGPDGWRPNMLLDDGGDLTEVMHANHADLMKDVRGLSEETTTGVHRLYERARAGNLMVPAINVNDSVTKSKFDNLYGCRESLVDGIKRATGVMLAGKVAVVCGYGDVGKGSAASLRGQGARVLVTEIDPITALQAAMEGYQVTTMEEAAGYGDIFVTATGNVDVVTLDHMRHMKSGAILCNIGHFDSEIDIASLRNYRWEEVKPQVDEVVFPDGKRLIVLAKGRLVNLGCAKGHPSFVMSASFTNQVLAQIELWQNHKKYENKVYTLPKQLDEKVARLHLDKIGVKLTHLSQKQADYLGVPVGGPYKDDRYRY; the protein is encoded by the coding sequence ATGTCGGCCAAGGCCGCTTCCCCCAAAAACGATCATGCCGCCCCGCCGGCTTCGGGTGATTTCAAGGTACAAGATATGTCGTTGGCCGATTGGGGTCGGCGAGAAATCCGCATTGCCGAAGGCGAGATGCCCGGCCTGATGGCCCTGCGCGCGGAGTATGGCAAGACCAAGCCGCTTAAGGGCGCGCGCATCGCGGGCTGTCTGCACATGACCACGGAAACGGCGGTTCTGATTGAAACCTTGCGTGAATTGGGCGCGGAAATTCGCTGGTCCTCATGCAACATCTATTCGACACAGGATCAGGCGGCGGCGGCCATCGCGGCGGCTGGCATCCCTGTTTTTGCCTGGAAGGGCCAGACCGAAGACGAATCTTTGTGGTGCATCGAACAAACCATCACCGGTCCCGATGGCTGGCGTCCCAATATGCTGTTGGACGATGGCGGCGACCTGACCGAGGTCATGCATGCGAATCATGCAGACCTGATGAAGGATGTCAGGGGCTTGTCCGAGGAGACGACCACGGGCGTGCATCGTCTGTACGAACGCGCCCGCGCGGGGAATCTGATGGTTCCGGCGATCAATGTGAATGACAGCGTCACCAAGTCGAAATTCGATAATCTGTATGGGTGCCGCGAAAGCTTGGTGGATGGCATCAAACGCGCCACCGGCGTCATGTTGGCGGGCAAGGTGGCCGTGGTGTGCGGCTATGGCGATGTGGGCAAGGGTTCCGCCGCCTCGCTGCGCGGCCAAGGCGCGCGCGTTTTGGTGACCGAGATCGACCCGATCACGGCCTTGCAGGCGGCGATGGAAGGCTATCAGGTCACCACGATGGAGGAGGCCGCCGGCTATGGCGATATCTTCGTCACCGCCACCGGCAATGTCGATGTGGTGACCTTGGACCACATGCGCCACATGAAGAGCGGCGCGATCTTGTGCAATATCGGCCATTTCGACTCGGAGATCGATATCGCCTCGTTGCGTAACTATCGTTGGGAAGAGGTGAAGCCTCAGGTGGATGAGGTGGTCTTCCCCGATGGCAAGCGCCTGATCGTGCTGGCCAAGGGACGCTTGGTCAATCTGGGCTGCGCCAAGGGCCATCCCAGCTTCGTGATGAGCGCGTCCTTTACCAACCAGGTCTTGGCGCAGATCGAGCTGTGGCAGAACCACAAGAAATACGAAAACAAGGTCTATACCCTGCCCAAACAGTTGGATGAAAAGGTCGCGCGGCTACATTTGGATAAGATCGGCGTCAAGCTGACTCATCTAAGCCAGAAGCAAGCCGACTATCTGGGCGTGCCGGTGGGTGGTCCATATAAGGACGATCGTTATCGGTATTAG
- the dnaA gene encoding chromosomal replication initiator protein DnaA, with translation MGARAIHTDNIHPSAVSRSAAHSLSNADSDSAPSTEALWLSVRALLRKKVGTENFRRWLESMRCERCGQDGTVVISLPTRFMRDWVETHYGAMISATWREAGYELEDIRFGVLPSVEVASAGQPVVVGQTQTSAIGDLPANSDRTAMPLIGTALPVNGLPAKAVSSAMKDWRDDLCAPLDARFTFDQFVVGKPNELAHAAARRVAETSSVSFNPLFLYGGVGLGKTHLMHAIAWHIRGQNNGRRVIYMSAEKFMYQFVRALRFKDTMAFKEEFRSVDVLMIDDVQFISGKDSTQEEFFHTFNALVDENRQIVVSADKSPRELDQIEERLRSRLGWGLCADIHPTSYELRLGILQSKAEQSRRGVPANVLEFLAHRITSNVRELEGALNRLTAHGDLVGQTISLDMVGEVLHDILRTHDRTLTVEDIQRRVAEHYNMRLAEMCSTRRERAVARPRQVAMYLAKQLTSRSLPDIGRRFGGRDHTTVIHAVRKVEELCQTDKDLRQDVDLLRRLLQGA, from the coding sequence ATGGGCGCACGGGCCATTCACACCGACAACATTCACCCATCCGCGGTCAGCCGCTCGGCTGCGCATAGTCTTTCAAATGCCGATTCCGATTCCGCCCCTTCGACCGAAGCGTTGTGGCTAAGTGTGCGCGCCTTGTTGCGCAAAAAAGTCGGCACTGAAAATTTCCGCCGCTGGCTAGAAAGCATGCGCTGTGAGCGCTGCGGCCAAGACGGCACGGTGGTCATCAGCCTGCCCACGCGATTCATGCGCGATTGGGTGGAGACGCATTACGGTGCCATGATCTCGGCCACTTGGCGCGAGGCGGGATACGAGCTGGAAGACATCCGCTTTGGCGTTTTGCCATCGGTCGAGGTTGCATCTGCGGGACAGCCCGTTGTGGTTGGTCAGACCCAGACAAGTGCCATCGGCGACCTTCCCGCAAATTCGGACCGCACGGCCATGCCGCTGATCGGGACGGCGTTGCCTGTGAACGGTCTGCCTGCCAAGGCGGTAAGCTCGGCCATGAAAGACTGGCGCGATGATTTATGCGCGCCGCTGGATGCCCGCTTTACCTTTGACCAATTCGTTGTGGGTAAGCCCAATGAATTGGCCCATGCCGCCGCGCGGCGCGTGGCCGAAACATCCTCTGTGTCGTTTAACCCCCTGTTTCTGTATGGAGGCGTGGGGCTGGGCAAGACGCATTTGATGCATGCCATTGCCTGGCATATTCGTGGCCAGAACAACGGTCGGCGCGTGATCTATATGTCGGCTGAAAAATTTATGTATCAGTTCGTACGGGCGTTGCGCTTTAAAGACACGATGGCGTTCAAAGAGGAGTTTCGCTCGGTCGATGTGCTGATGATCGATGATGTGCAGTTCATCAGCGGCAAAGATTCCACACAGGAAGAGTTCTTTCATACTTTTAACGCCTTGGTGGATGAGAACCGACAGATCGTCGTTTCCGCAGATAAATCTCCGCGAGAACTGGACCAAATCGAGGAACGCTTGCGTTCGCGTCTAGGCTGGGGGCTGTGCGCGGATATTCATCCCACCAGCTATGAGCTGCGCTTGGGTATCTTGCAGTCAAAGGCCGAGCAGTCGCGGCGCGGCGTTCCCGCCAATGTGTTGGAGTTCCTGGCGCATCGCATCACGTCGAATGTGCGTGAATTAGAGGGCGCGTTGAACCGTTTGACGGCGCATGGCGACCTCGTGGGGCAGACCATCTCCCTCGATATGGTGGGCGAGGTGCTGCACGACATTCTGCGCACCCATGACCGCACCTTGACGGTCGAGGATATCCAGCGTCGCGTGGCCGAGCATTACAATATGCGCCTGGCCGAGATGTGCTCCACGCGCCGTGAGCGCGCGGTGGCTCGTCCGCGTCAGGTGGCGATGTATCTGGCCAAGCAGCTGACCTCGCGCTCTCTGCCGGATATCGGGCGTCGTTTCGGTGGTCGCGACCACACCACGGTCATTCACGCCGTGCGTAAGGTGGAGGAGCTGTGCCAGACGGATAAGGACCTGCGCCAGGATGTGGATCTGCTGCGTCGCCTTTTGCAGGGTGCGTGA
- a CDS encoding YqgE/AlgH family protein produces the protein MSEHKTEKHSGSLAGTLLVATPGMADPRFARTVIYICSHSPAGAMGVVVNRLFGALDFCSLLDQMEIKTDSTTPPVRIHYGGPVENNRGFVLHSADYQSEGTVPVDDQVCLTATVDILRAIAQGHGPNRCFLALGYAGWGPGQLDTELQANGWLVAPSAETLLFDDHLETKWERAIAQLGITPASLSAEIGHA, from the coding sequence TTGTCCGAACACAAGACAGAAAAGCATTCGGGATCTTTGGCAGGGACTTTGTTGGTCGCCACGCCCGGCATGGCCGATCCCCGCTTTGCGCGCACAGTGATTTATATCTGCTCACACAGCCCGGCGGGTGCCATGGGGGTTGTGGTCAATCGGCTATTTGGTGCGCTGGATTTTTGTTCTTTGCTCGACCAGATGGAGATCAAAACAGATTCCACCACGCCGCCCGTTCGCATCCATTACGGTGGACCGGTCGAAAACAATAGGGGCTTTGTACTGCATTCGGCGGATTATCAGTCCGAGGGCACGGTGCCGGTGGATGACCAAGTGTGCCTGACCGCGACCGTCGATATCCTACGCGCCATCGCGCAAGGCCATGGCCCGAATCGCTGTTTCCTGGCGCTGGGTTATGCCGGATGGGGTCCGGGGCAGTTGGATACCGAGCTTCAAGCCAATGGCTGGCTGGTCGCCCCGTCCGCCGAGACCTTGTTGTTCGACGACCATTTGGAAACCAAATGGGAACGCGCCATCGCCCAATTGGGCATCACCCCCGCCAGTCTATCTGCTGAGATCGGGCATGCGTGA
- the rpsT gene encoding 30S ribosomal protein S20 translates to MANHASAIKRVRQTARRRLRNRAHLSRIRTAVKKVETSLQSGQLDAALEAFRQAEPELARGVSKGVLHRNTASRKISRLCSRIKALKTPAAQA, encoded by the coding sequence ATGGCCAATCACGCCTCTGCCATTAAGCGAGTTCGTCAAACCGCCCGCCGACGCTTGCGCAATCGCGCGCATTTGTCGCGTATCCGCACGGCGGTTAAGAAAGTTGAGACCAGCCTTCAGTCCGGCCAGTTGGATGCCGCCCTGGAAGCGTTCCGCCAGGCTGAGCCTGAGCTGGCTCGTGGGGTCTCTAAGGGGGTCCTTCATCGCAATACGGCATCGCGCAAGATTTCGCGCCTTTGCAGCCGTATCAAGGCCCTCAAGACACCTGCCGCTCAAGCTTAG
- the def gene encoding peptide deformylase yields the protein MTLPHLVIAPDPRLRRKTPLVGKVDSRIAKLMDEMLTVMYPGNGIGLAAPQIGVLESVIVMDTGEKRDGTEAIYLADPEIVWKSEETMVYREGCLSLPDIWIEITRPEKIRVSYLDQHNKSREIEAKGLEAICLQHEIDHLHGVLFVDYVSQLKREMILRRLDKAKKHGRIET from the coding sequence ATGACATTGCCACATCTTGTGATCGCCCCGGATCCGCGCCTACGCCGCAAAACGCCCCTTGTGGGCAAAGTCGATTCCCGCATCGCCAAATTGATGGATGAGATGCTGACCGTGATGTATCCGGGTAACGGCATCGGCTTGGCCGCGCCGCAAATCGGTGTGCTGGAAAGCGTGATCGTCATGGACACGGGCGAAAAGCGTGACGGCACCGAGGCCATCTACTTGGCAGACCCGGAGATTGTCTGGAAAAGCGAAGAAACGATGGTTTATCGTGAAGGTTGTTTGTCCTTACCCGATATCTGGATCGAGATCACCCGGCCCGAGAAGATCCGCGTCAGCTATCTGGACCAACATAATAAGTCGCGCGAAATTGAGGCCAAAGGCCTGGAGGCCATCTGCCTTCAACATGAGATCGACCATCTACATGGCGTTTTGTTCGTGGATTATGTCTCGCAATTGAAGCGTGAGATGATCCTGCGCCGCTTGGACAAGGCTAAAAAACACGGGCGGATTGAAACGTGA
- the folD gene encoding bifunctional methylenetetrahydrofolate dehydrogenase/methenyltetrahydrofolate cyclohydrolase FolD encodes MTTAARIIDGKALSTRLLGDVSRKVDVLQKRGGTVPCLAAVLVGDDPASQIYIRNKKRTAESIGMHSVVHTLPATIPQDELLALIGTLNQASDVHGILVQMPLPKPLSASTIIAAIAPDKDVDGLHPLNVGRLNLGLPGLQPCTPRGCMMLIREALGENLSGLKAVVLGRSNLVGRPMAAMLLHADCTVTSTHSRSRDLAAESRQADILVAATGQAGMVRGDWIKPGACVIDVGISRLEQADKTTLVGDVAFDEAASRAGFITPVPGGVGPMTIACLFANTLEAACALQGMGVPQ; translated from the coding sequence ATGACGACAGCGGCCCGCATCATAGACGGCAAGGCGTTATCGACACGGCTTTTGGGCGATGTGTCGCGCAAGGTCGATGTGCTGCAAAAGCGGGGCGGCACGGTTCCATGTTTGGCGGCGGTGTTGGTGGGCGATGATCCGGCCAGCCAAATCTATATCCGCAATAAGAAACGTACCGCCGAGAGTATCGGAATGCATTCGGTGGTGCATACCCTGCCGGCCACGATCCCACAAGATGAGCTGCTGGCCCTGATTGGCACGCTGAACCAAGCATCCGACGTGCATGGAATATTGGTGCAGATGCCTTTGCCCAAGCCGTTATCCGCTTCGACCATCATTGCCGCCATCGCGCCGGATAAGGATGTCGATGGTCTTCATCCGTTGAATGTCGGGCGTTTGAATCTGGGCTTGCCGGGGTTGCAGCCTTGCACACCGCGCGGATGCATGATGCTGATCCGCGAGGCTTTGGGTGAGAATCTGTCAGGATTAAAAGCTGTGGTGTTGGGACGTTCGAATCTTGTGGGGCGTCCCATGGCGGCCATGCTGCTGCATGCGGATTGCACGGTCACCAGCACCCATTCGCGCAGCCGCGATCTGGCTGCCGAATCTCGGCAGGCGGATATCCTTGTCGCGGCCACAGGTCAGGCTGGGATGGTGCGCGGCGATTGGATCAAGCCCGGGGCATGCGTGATCGATGTGGGGATCAGCCGACTCGAACAGGCAGACAAGACCACTCTTGTGGGCGATGTGGCGTTTGACGAGGCGGCCTCCCGAGCCGGATTCATCACGCCTGTCCCCGGCGGCGTGGGACCGATGACGATTGCGTGTCTGTTTGCCAATACGCTTGAGGCGGCCTGCGCGCTCCAGGGAATGGGGGTGCCGCAATGA